The Equus quagga isolate Etosha38 unplaced genomic scaffold, UCLA_HA_Equagga_1.0 164291_RagTag, whole genome shotgun sequence genome has a window encoding:
- the LOC124233230 gene encoding zymogen granule protein 16 homolog B-like → MLLWLTLALLWSTTCWAGQIYGLGGGQYFSTTPDYDNDITGIRVSVGSVLGLIKSIQLRHGSFWSERHGAEGGKTQEFLLRPGEHIIAVLGSYRGYLRYLVVYTDQGRSAAFGREEGNSFSASPDQPWRVLTGIFGHHKLLGITSIGFQWDDPREELTTVQTSTS, encoded by the exons ATGCTGCTGTGGCTGACCCTCGCCCTCCTGTGGAGCACCACCTGCTGGGCAGGGC AGATTTATGGGCTCGGAGGAGGCCAGTATTTCAGTACTACTCCAGACTATGACAATGACATCACGGGGATTCGGGTGTCTGTAGGGTCTGTCTTGGGCCTGATTAAGAG CATCCAGCTGAGACATGGATCCTTCTGGAGTGAAAGACACGGTGCAGAAGGTGGGAAGACCCAGGAATTCCTGCTGCGGCCGGGCGAACACATTATAGCCGTCCTTGGCTCGTACAGGGGTTACCTCCGGTACCTGGTCGTATACACCGACCAAGGGCGCTCAGCCGCATTTGGGCGAGAAGAGGGCAACagcttctctgcctccccagaCCAACCGTGGAGGGTGCTCACGGGAATCTTTGGCCACCATAAGCTCCTCGGCATCACGAGCATCGGCTTTCAGTGGGATGATCCTCGAGAGGAGCTGACCACTGTACAAACATCTACCTCCTGA